From Solanum lycopersicum chromosome 8, SLM_r2.1, the proteins below share one genomic window:
- the LOC101267335 gene encoding protein AE7 isoform X2: MVSELINANPVVYKKKERRDRGARTVLDEYAAEPIDQLEIFDHIRDIKDPEHPYSLEELKVITEDAIDIDDQRSYVRVTFTPTVEHCSMATVIGLCLRVKLMRSLPSRYKVQKESGRFFWLPEMRSILE; encoded by the exons ATGGTTTCTGAATTAATAAATGCCAACCCCGTTGTGTATAAAAAGAAGGAGCGGCGAGATAGAGGTGCCAGAACTGTTCTGGATGAATATGCAGCTGAACCTATCGACCAGCTAGAAATTTTTG ACCATATTAGAGATATAAAAGATCCAGAGCATCCCTATTCTCTGGAAGAGCTGAAAGTTATAACAGAAGATGCGATTGACATAGATGACCAGCGAAGCTATGTAAG GGTCACATTCACGCCTACCGTGGAACATTGCAGCATGGCGACTGTTATTGGATTATGCTTGCGTGTGAAGCTTATGCGAAGTTTGCCTTCCCGTTATAAG GTGCAAAAGGAGTCGGGTAGGTTCTTTTGGCTGCCAGAGATGAG GTCGATATTAGAGTAG
- the LOC101253816 gene encoding bZIP transcription factor 16 isoform X1, with amino-acid sequence MGSSDIDKSSKEAKESKETKTPNSQEQASSTATGTANPEWPGFQGYSPMPPHGFMASSPQAHPYMWGVQHLMPPYGTPPHPYVTMYPHGGIYAHPSIPPGSYPFSPFAMPSPNGVAEVAVNTSSNTELDGKSSEVKEKLPIKRSKGSLGSLNMITGKNTELGKTSGASANGVYSKSAESGSEGSSEGSDANSQNESPMKSAGRQDSAEEASQNGNSAHSSQNGGTSAPHSLVNQTMAIMPMSAVGAGGIPGPTTNLNIGMDYWNAAASPNIPAIHGKVPSASVAGGIVNAGSRDIVQSQMWIQDERELKRQRRKQSNRESARRSRLRKQAECDELAQRAEVLKEENASLRAELSRLRSEHDQLASQNASLKSSPSSSVPRLGLGLGKAQTRSWKIRATASGSSGGDLVPVAPVQLESAVGQFLAQMLQTHPHLLPAAIEQQLDNLQNERDAQLKENQSSTKDVLHKRIAEVKEKERRKILEEILYCLIVHKFVENDISMIPKISETSDPTGNVGYWPNQEQKLESVHSPDAFEMIISHITIVLGERAVGPLDSIVQMSKIKLGKLYAASIMYGYFLKRVDERYQLERSVSKPPESFQISTNPDEPAAPRQLWDPDSLIEIYPEDGDREGFAVSDIEGKPERLRSYVMYLDADTLQRYATLRSKEAVTVIEKQTQALFGRPDIKVTGDGTLDVSNDEVLSVTYSGLTMLVLEAVSFGSFLWETEGYVESKYHIINS; translated from the exons ATGGGGAGCAGTGATATTGACAAATCCTCTAAGGAGGCAAAGGAGTCAAAGGAGACGAAGACTCCCAATTCACAG GAGCAAGCTTCATCTACTGCTACTGGTACAGCAAATCCAGAGTGGCCCGGATTTCAG GGATATTCACCGATGCCTCCACATGGGTTCATGGCTTCAAGTCCTCAAGCACACCCTTACATGTGGGGAGTTCAG CATCTTATGCCACCCTATGGTACTCCACCACATCCTTATGTCACTATGTATCCCCATGGTGGAATATATGCTCATCCATCTATTCCTCCG GGATCATACCCCTTCAGCCCCTTTGCGATGCCTTCTCCAAACGGCGTTGCTGAAGTTGCA GTTAACACCTCTAGCAATACTGAGTTAGATGGTAAATCATCTGAGGTAAAGGAGAAATTGCCCATTAAAAGATCTAAAGGAAGCTTGGGTAGTTTGAATATGATTACAGGCAAGAACACCGAGCTTGGTAAAACGTCTGGAGCATCTGCAAACGGAGTCTACTCTAAAAG TGCCGAGAGTGGAAGTGAAGGCTCAAGCGAAGGAAGTGATGCAAATTCTCAAAAT GAGTCACCAATGAAGTCAGCAGGAAGGCAAGATTCAG CTGAAGAAGCATCTCAAAATGGCAATTCTGCTCATAGTTCTCAGAATGGAGGAACTAGTGCTCCTCATTCACTGGTCAACCAAACTATGGCAATCATGCCAATGTCAGCTGTGGGTGCTGGCGGTATTCCTGGCCCCACAACCAACTTGAATATTGGTATGGACTACTGGAATGCCGCTGCTTCGCCGAATATTCCTGCAATCCATGGGAAGGTACCGTCTGCTTCAGTTGCTGGAGGAATAGTTAATGCTGGATCAAGGGATATTGTCCAATCACAAATGTGGATTCAG GATGAAAGGGAGCTCAAGAGGCAGAGAAGAAAGCAGTCCAACAGGGAATCTGCACGTAGGTCTAGGCTACGGAAGCAG GCAGAGTGCGATGAACTAGCACAGCGTGCTGAAGTTCTAAAGGAAGAAAATGCCTCTCTTAGAGCAGAACTGAGTCGTCTAAGGAGTGAGCATGACCAACTTGCTTCTCAGAATGCTTCTCTTAAG AGCTCTCCATCTTCTTCTGTTCCGAGGCTAGGACTTGGACTAGGAAAGGCCCAAACTAGAAGCTGGAAAATAAGAGCAACAGCATCAGGAAGTTCAGGAGGTGATTTGGTCCCAGTTGCTCCTGTTCAGTTGGAGTCAGCTGTTGGTCAATTTTTAGCCCAGATGTTGCAAACCCATCCCCATCTGCTCCCTGCAGCTATTGAACAGCAGCTGGATAACCTTCAGAATGAAAGGGATGCCCAATTAAAGGAAAACCAGTCTTCTACCAAAGATGTCCTCCATAA GAGAATAGCTGAAgtcaaagagaaagaaaggcGGAAAATATTAGAGGAGATTCTGTACTGCTTAATTGTACATAAATTTGTAGAGAATGACATTTCAATGATCCCAAAAATATCTGAAACATCAGATCCTACTGGAAATGTGGGTTATTGGCCAAATCAAGAGCAGAAGCTAGAGTCCGTACACTCCCCTGATGCATTTGAAATGATCATCAGTCACATAACCATAGTTCTTGGTGAGCGTGCTGTGGGGCCTCTTGATAGCATTGTTCAAATGAGCAAAATCAAACTTGGCAAGCTCTATGCTGCTTCTATTATGTATGGATATTTCCTCAAAAGGGTTGACGAACGTTATCAACTTGAAAGATCTGTGAGTAAGCCTCCTGAGAGCTTCCAGATCTCAACGAATCCTGACGAGCCAGCAGCACCGAGACAACTATGGGATCCAGATTCATTGATAGAAATTTACCCTGAAGATGGTGACAGAGAAGGTTTTGCAGTTTCTGATATTGAGGGTAAACCAGAGAGGCTGAGATCCTATGTGATGTATTTGGATGCGGACACATTACAGAGATATGCAACCTTAAGATCAAAAGAGGCAGTTACTGTGATTGAAAAGCAGACACAAGCATTGTTTGGAAGGCCCGATATTAAAGTTACTGGTGATGGTACCCTAGATGTATCTAATGATGAAGTTCTGTCTGTTACATACTCTGGTTTGACAATGCTGGTGCTGGAGGCAGTTTCTTTTGGATCATTTTTATGGGAGACAGAAGGCTATGTGGAGTCGAAATACCATATTATCAATAGCTAG
- the LOC101265760 gene encoding vacuolar protein sorting-associated protein 25, which translates to MQKLGEFKLPNFFNYPPYFTLQPVRETREKQIQLWKELIIDFCRTQKIFVIALEVDFPLFSNAAIERSLSHEAREAFLSALVSDGRAEWMDKGHRKCLVLWHRIQDWADLIVNFVKENGLEDSVMTVEEIRSGVESRGTELHGIDRTVLMRALKVLEHKGKLAIFKGTSADDEGVKFSV; encoded by the exons ATGCAGAAGCTAGGCGAATTCAAGCTGCCTAACTTCTTTAATTATCCACCCTACTTCAC TTTGCAGCCTGTGAGGGAAACTAGGGAGAAGCAGATACAACTATGGAAAGAGCTCATAATTGATTTCTGTCGAACCCAAAAGATCTTTGTAATTGCGCTGGAGGTAGACTTTCCATTGTTCAGTAATGCTGCTATTGAAA GATCTCTGAGTCATGAAGCTAGGGAGGCATTTCTCTCGGCTTTGGTTTCTGATG GTCGTGCAGAATGGATGGATAAAGGTCATAGAAAATGCCTAGTTCTATGGCATCGTATTCAAGACTGGGCAGACTTGATTGTAAACTTT GTGAAGGAGAATGGGCTGGAAGACAGTGTTATGACAGTTGAAGAAATACGTTCTGGGGTGGAGTCCCGTGGAACAG AGCTTCATGGAATAGACCGTACAGTTCTTATGCGAGCTTTGAAGGTGCTGGAACATAAAGGAAAGCTTGCAATATTTAAGGGAACATCAGCTGATGATGAAGGTGTCAAATTTTCTGTGTAA
- the LOC101263927 gene encoding probable xyloglucan endotransglucosylase/hydrolase protein 30, which translates to MDHRVLSFVSKSITPFSLLLLLYIFPAAETAANMTYKAFNLPTITFKEGYSPLFSDFNIERSPDDRSFRLLLNKFSGSGVISTEYYNYGFFSASIKLPAIYTAGIVVAFYTSNADTFEKNHDELDIEFLGNVNGQPWRFQTNMYGNGSVSRGREERYRMWFDPSKDFHQYSILWTPKNIIFYIDETPLREINRHPAMGGDFPAKPMALYATIWDASSWATNGGKAKVDYKYEPFATELKDLVLEGCIVDPSEQIPSTNCTDRNAKLLAQDYSNITPERRNNMKFFRERYMYYSYCYDNLRYPVPPPECVIVQSERDLFRDSGRLRQKMKFGGSHSHTQSHRKHRPGRSSRRRNKVAGGASKSGRRGSAAAAM; encoded by the exons atggATCATCGAGTTCTTTCATTTGTATCAAAATCAATAACACCTTTCTCTCTCCTATTATTACTGTACATTTTTCCGGCGGCTGAGACGGCGGCGAACATGACGTATAAGGCGTTTAATCTGCCGACGATTACTTTCAAAGAAGGATATTCCCCTCTTTTTAGTGATTTCAATATTGAACGATCTCCTGATGATCGAAGCTTTCGTCTCCTCCTTAATAAATTCTCAG GATCGGGTGTTATTTCAACAGAATATTACAATTATGGATTTTTCAGCGCTAGTATAAAGTTACCGGCCATATATACGGCCGGCATCGTCGTCGCTTTCTAT ACATCAAATGCAGATACATTTGAGAAGAATCATGATGAGTTAGATATTGAGTTTTTGGGGAATGTGAACGGTCAACCATGGAGGTTTCAGACTAACATGTATGGAAATGGCAGTGTTAGCCGTGGTAGAGAAGAGAGGTATAGAATGTGGTTTGATCCAAGCAAGGACTTTCATCAGTACAGCATTCTTTGGACACCAAAAAACATCAT ATTTTACATTGATGAAACACCACTTAGAGAAATAAATCGCCATCCAGCAATGGGAGGTGACTTTCCAGCAAAACCAATGGCTTTATATGCCACAATTTGGGATGCATCTTCTTGGGCTACAAATGGTGGCAAAGCTAAAGTGGACTATAAATATGAACCTTTTGCAACAGAGCTTAAAGACTTAGTTCTTGAAGGATGCATAGTAGATCCATCTGAGCAAATTCCATCAACAAATTGCACTGACAGGAATGCTAAATTACTTGCTCAAGATTACTCTAACATCACGCCCGAAAGGCGaaacaacatgaaattttttaggGAAAGATACATGTACTATTCTTATTGTTATGATAACCTTAGGTACCCTGTGCCACCACCAGAATGTGTGATTGTTCAGTCCGAAAGAGACTTGTTTAGGGACAGTGGAAGGCTTAGGCAGAAGATGAAGTTTGGTGGGAGCCACAGCCATACCCAAAGCCACCGGAAACACCGCCCTGGACGGAGCTCTAGGCGGCGGAATAAGGTGGCTGGCGGTGCATCAAAATCTGGCCGACGAGGTTCTGCTGCTGCTGCAATGTGA
- the LOC101267335 gene encoding protein AE7 isoform X1 has protein sequence MVSELINANPVVYKKKERRDRGARTVLDEYAAEPIDQLEIFDHIRDIKDPEHPYSLEELKVITEDAIDIDDQRSYVRVTFTPTVEHCSMATVIGLCLRVKLMRSLPSRYKVDIRVAPGSHATETAVNKQLNDKERVAAALENPNLVDMVDECLAPSYA, from the exons ATGGTTTCTGAATTAATAAATGCCAACCCCGTTGTGTATAAAAAGAAGGAGCGGCGAGATAGAGGTGCCAGAACTGTTCTGGATGAATATGCAGCTGAACCTATCGACCAGCTAGAAATTTTTG ACCATATTAGAGATATAAAAGATCCAGAGCATCCCTATTCTCTGGAAGAGCTGAAAGTTATAACAGAAGATGCGATTGACATAGATGACCAGCGAAGCTATGTAAG GGTCACATTCACGCCTACCGTGGAACATTGCAGCATGGCGACTGTTATTGGATTATGCTTGCGTGTGAAGCTTATGCGAAGTTTGCCTTCCCGTTATAAG GTCGATATTAGAGTAGCACCGGGGAGTCATGCTACGGAAACTGCAG TAAATAAGCAGTTGAATGATAAAGAACGCGTAGCTGCAGCATTGGAGAACCCTAACCTCGTTGACATGGTTGACGAATGCCTCGCTCCATCGTATGCATGA
- the LOC101253816 gene encoding bZIP transcription factor 16 isoform X2 — protein sequence MGSSDIDKSSKEAKESKETKTPNSQEQASSTATGTANPEWPGFQGYSPMPPHGFMASSPQAHPYMWGVQHLMPPYGTPPHPYVTMYPHGGIYAHPSIPPGSYPFSPFAMPSPNGVAEVAVNTSSNTELDGKSSEVKEKLPIKRSKGSLGSLNMITGKNTELGKTSGASANGVYSKSAESGSEGSSEGSDANSQNESPMKSAGRQDSAEEASQNGNSAHSSQNGGTSAPHSLVNQTMAIMPMSAVGAGGIPGPTTNLNIGMDYWNAAASPNIPAIHGKVPSASVAGGIVNAGSRDIVQSQMWIQDERELKRQRRKQSNRESARRSRLRKQAECDELAQRAEVLKEENASLRAELSRLRSEHDQLASQNASLKERLGEVSGRDDPRPSRNDIHLNKDTQHSSQTEPKQGGQ from the exons ATGGGGAGCAGTGATATTGACAAATCCTCTAAGGAGGCAAAGGAGTCAAAGGAGACGAAGACTCCCAATTCACAG GAGCAAGCTTCATCTACTGCTACTGGTACAGCAAATCCAGAGTGGCCCGGATTTCAG GGATATTCACCGATGCCTCCACATGGGTTCATGGCTTCAAGTCCTCAAGCACACCCTTACATGTGGGGAGTTCAG CATCTTATGCCACCCTATGGTACTCCACCACATCCTTATGTCACTATGTATCCCCATGGTGGAATATATGCTCATCCATCTATTCCTCCG GGATCATACCCCTTCAGCCCCTTTGCGATGCCTTCTCCAAACGGCGTTGCTGAAGTTGCA GTTAACACCTCTAGCAATACTGAGTTAGATGGTAAATCATCTGAGGTAAAGGAGAAATTGCCCATTAAAAGATCTAAAGGAAGCTTGGGTAGTTTGAATATGATTACAGGCAAGAACACCGAGCTTGGTAAAACGTCTGGAGCATCTGCAAACGGAGTCTACTCTAAAAG TGCCGAGAGTGGAAGTGAAGGCTCAAGCGAAGGAAGTGATGCAAATTCTCAAAAT GAGTCACCAATGAAGTCAGCAGGAAGGCAAGATTCAG CTGAAGAAGCATCTCAAAATGGCAATTCTGCTCATAGTTCTCAGAATGGAGGAACTAGTGCTCCTCATTCACTGGTCAACCAAACTATGGCAATCATGCCAATGTCAGCTGTGGGTGCTGGCGGTATTCCTGGCCCCACAACCAACTTGAATATTGGTATGGACTACTGGAATGCCGCTGCTTCGCCGAATATTCCTGCAATCCATGGGAAGGTACCGTCTGCTTCAGTTGCTGGAGGAATAGTTAATGCTGGATCAAGGGATATTGTCCAATCACAAATGTGGATTCAG GATGAAAGGGAGCTCAAGAGGCAGAGAAGAAAGCAGTCCAACAGGGAATCTGCACGTAGGTCTAGGCTACGGAAGCAG GCAGAGTGCGATGAACTAGCACAGCGTGCTGAAGTTCTAAAGGAAGAAAATGCCTCTCTTAGAGCAGAACTGAGTCGTCTAAGGAGTGAGCATGACCAACTTGCTTCTCAGAATGCTTCTCTTAAG GAGAGACTTGGCGAAGTTTCAGGCCGAGATGATCCAAGACCTAGTAGAAATGACATACATCTAAACAAAGATACCCAGCATTCATCACAAACAGAGCCCAAACAGGGTGGTCAGTGA